TCGCCCTGGCTGATTCGCGACCCTTCGCCTGACGCCCGGCGCAGCGCGTGAATGGGAATCGTCTGGGTTGCCACCCACGCTCCATTCACGCCGTCCGGCACCGATCAGGGTTCTGGGTTAACGGAAAGTTTCGAATACACGAAGGCCCGCCGGGAAAAGACAATACAGCCCACGCGCATCCCCACGCTATCGGTCCCGCAAGCCGATCGGGTCGAAGTCGAGATCGCGGAGTACCGAATCCGGCAGTTGCCACCACATCGGCGACGGGGTCACGGGGAGTGCTAGCACTGGGACATACTTTCGTCGAAACAATACCGACGTACGGCCCCCTGAACCGTGGTCAACAGCGCTTTTCCCGCGACAGATATCCGTGCAATCGTCACCGAGGGTCGCCTGACGACTTATTACCATTACATATTTGTTTCCTAATAGCGAGCCTGTTTCACGCGAGAACCACGCATTACCTACTTCGCCGATAGGAGTGCCTCGACCGCAGTCGACGTGGTGAAGTGGGTTAACGTGGCGACGTGTCAGATGCCCGACAGCTCCGCCCTATTGACGCCGTCCTCTTCGATTTCTCCGGCACGTTGCTCTCGGTCGAGCCCGCCGAGGAGTGGCTCCGGAGAGCCGCTACTCCGCTCGGACTCCACTACTCCCCCACGGAGGCAGCCGAGCTGACCGAGCGGCTGCTGTGGGCCGGTCGCCCCGGCGGTCCCGCGCCGTCGGACCTCACCGGTGCGCTGATCGACGCGTACGCGTCCCGGGACCTCACCCCGGAATTGCACCGGGAGACCTACACCGCGCTGATGGCCCGCGCCGACCTGCCCGACCCCCGACTCGTCGACGCGCTCTACGACGCGATGCTGCCGCCGGAGGCCTGGGTGCCCTACCCGGACGCCGCACCGGTGCTCGCCACCCTGCAGGAACACGGCATCAAGGTCGCCGTGGTCAGCAACATCGCGCACGACCTGCGGCCGACGTTCGACCAGCACGGGCTGAGCCGCTGGATCGACGCGTTCGTGTTCTCGTACGAGCTCGAGGTGATGAAGCCGAGCCCGAAGATCTTCCACGCGGCGTGCGAAGCGCTCGACGTGGTGCCGGAGCGCGCGCTGATGGTCGGGGACACGACCGCGGACGCGGGGGCGGTCGAGGTAGGGATGCCGGTGCTGGTGCTGCCGGCCAGCCCGCCCGGTGTGGTCCACGGCTTGGCGGCGGTGTTGGCGCTCGCGGGAATCTGACCACCGCGCGCCGGCCTGGCGCGGCCGGCCCAGGCCGCCTGGGACCGGTCGGGCCGGGCCGAGTGCTTCCCGGCGGCGGGCGGACCGCTGAACGGCCGGGGAGGATCAGCCGTTCGGCCGGAACCGCCGGTGAAGGCTCAGCTCGGCGATTCCCGCGCCGACCTCCCCGGCGAAGCGCGAACGCACCCGCGATCGCGGTCCGGACCAGGCACGGAGCGTGCCGGTCTCACGGAGGAGACCCCCATGCTTGCTGTCCGCACCCGGCGCACTCGCCTCGTCGCCGCGCTCGGGGCCAGCGTCCTGGCCAGCGGTGCGGTGCTCGCCGGCGCGTCCATCGCGTCCGCCGCGGTCGCGCCCGCGCTGTCGATCAAGTCGCTGAGCATCAGCAAGGGCAACATCGCCGGCGGCACCGCGGTCGTCATCACCGGAAAGGGCTTCAACGCTCTCGACGAAGGCGTGCCGGCGAGCGTCATGTTCGGCACCCAGGCGGTCGCTTTCTTCAACGTGCTCTCCGACACCCAGCTCGCCACCAGGGCGCCCGTCCCCGCCTCATCGGATCTGAGAGACCTGGTGAAGGTGCAGGTCAAGATCACCGACGGCGACCACACGACCGCGAACACCACCGCGGACGACTTCACCTACCTCCCGCCGATCGCGGTCGCGGTCCCGGCCGACACCGTGTTCAGCGCCGCCGGCGGTACGGTCGTGCGCCTGACGCTCAGCGGCGACAACCTCGACCTCGGCACCGCACCGACGTTCGCGTCGAAGAAGATCAGCGCGACCGTCAACGGCGTGCTCGGCAAGCTGAAGTACGTGGACGCGACCCACGTCGACCTCGCCGCGCCTCCCGGAACGCCGACCACGAGCGGCGGTGCGGTCACGGTCGCGGTGTTCAACGACGGTGTTCCCGGCCCGGTGGACGACGAGCACGCCACGTACGCCGCGGTGGTGAGCAGGCTCAGCGTGACGTCCGGCAAGACGACCGGGACCGAGGGCATCGACGGCGACAAACCCAAGCCGGCCCTGACGATCACCGGCGCAGGCCTGACCGGCGCGGAGTGGAAGATCGGCGAGGACGCCCTTTCCTGCACGGCCGTCGCCGGCAAGGCGTCGACGACCTGGACCTGCCAGGACATCCCGGCGGGCGACGCCGGACCGGTCTCGGTCCTGCCCGAGTTCAGCAACGGCGCCGTGGCCGCGGTGACCGCCGGCGCGACTTACACCTACAGCGAGCTGTAACCCTCCCGAGTCAGACGCCGGGGCCCCTGTCGGGGTTCCGGCGTTCGGCGTCCCGGAGGCTCAGTGCACCGAGAAGCCGCCGTCGACGAAGAGCGTCTGACCGGTGACGTACGCCGCGGCGTCGCTCGCGAGGAACACCGCGACGCCCGCGTAGTCGTCCGGCTCGCCGTTGCGGCCGATCATCGTGCGGGCCGCCATCGCACCGGCTTTGGCCGGGTCGGCGAAGACCGGCGCGGTGAGCGGCGTCCGCACCACGCCGGGCGCCACCGCGTTGCAGCACACACCGCGCGCGGACCACGCCTCGGCCTGCGACCGGGTCAGCGCGGTCACGCCACCCTTCGAGACTCCGTACGCACCGCTGTTCAGATACGCCCGGACGGCCTGTTGGGACGCCACGTGGATGATGCGGCCCCAGCCACGGGCCGCCATGCCGGGGCCGAACCGCTGTCCGAGCAGGAACGGCGCGGTGAGGTTCAGCTCCAGCGTGGCGTCCCAGTCGTCGAGCGAGAGCTCGTCCATCGGCGGCCGGTGGTTGACCGCGGCCGCGGTCACCACGATGTCCGGCTCCCCGAACACCGCGGCGGCCTCCTCGGCGGCCCGCGCCACCTCGCCCCGGTCGCCCAGGTCGGCGCTGACCGCCACCGCCTCGACACCGTGCCCGCGCAGCTCCGCGACCGTCTCGTCGAGAGCGTCCTGGCGACGCGCGACCACGACGACCCGCGCACCGGCCCGACCGAGCGCACCGGCCATCGTCCGGCCGATCCCCGAGCTA
The Cryptosporangium minutisporangium DNA segment above includes these coding regions:
- a CDS encoding HAD-IA family hydrolase produces the protein MSDARQLRPIDAVLFDFSGTLLSVEPAEEWLRRAATPLGLHYSPTEAAELTERLLWAGRPGGPAPSDLTGALIDAYASRDLTPELHRETYTALMARADLPDPRLVDALYDAMLPPEAWVPYPDAAPVLATLQEHGIKVAVVSNIAHDLRPTFDQHGLSRWIDAFVFSYELEVMKPSPKIFHAACEALDVVPERALMVGDTTADAGAVEVGMPVLVLPASPPGVVHGLAAVLALAGI
- a CDS encoding IPT/TIG domain-containing protein, producing MLAVRTRRTRLVAALGASVLASGAVLAGASIASAAVAPALSIKSLSISKGNIAGGTAVVITGKGFNALDEGVPASVMFGTQAVAFFNVLSDTQLATRAPVPASSDLRDLVKVQVKITDGDHTTANTTADDFTYLPPIAVAVPADTVFSAAGGTVVRLTLSGDNLDLGTAPTFASKKISATVNGVLGKLKYVDATHVDLAAPPGTPTTSGGAVTVAVFNDGVPGPVDDEHATYAAVVSRLSVTSGKTTGTEGIDGDKPKPALTITGAGLTGAEWKIGEDALSCTAVAGKASTTWTCQDIPAGDAGPVSVLPEFSNGAVAAVTAGATYTYSEL
- a CDS encoding SDR family NAD(P)-dependent oxidoreductase, which produces MTEYLNELFSLAGRVALVTGGSSGIGRTMAGALGRAGARVVVVARRQDALDETVAELRGHGVEAVAVSADLGDRGEVARAAEEAAAVFGEPDIVVTAAAVNHRPPMDELSLDDWDATLELNLTAPFLLGQRFGPGMAARGWGRIIHVASQQAVRAYLNSGAYGVSKGGVTALTRSQAEAWSARGVCCNAVAPGVVRTPLTAPVFADPAKAGAMAARTMIGRNGEPDDYAGVAVFLASDAAAYVTGQTLFVDGGFSVH